In one Leptogranulimonas caecicola genomic region, the following are encoded:
- a CDS encoding Maf family protein — translation MILASASPRRSQLLSEVGIEFRVIPANIDETPLPGENPVSLVERLARAKALAVAQTAEPGELVLAADTLVWLDGAVLGKPTSPEDARTMLGKLSGKTHHVSTGCALIERPHEGLSAPKDWCHLTFSNTCAVKFYELDSQEIQAYVATGEPADKAGAYGIQGLGRLLVKEIQGNYDTVVGLPVAQVVRELRAFAPHALGPVMGI, via the coding sequence ATGATCTTGGCGTCCGCGTCACCTCGTCGCTCTCAGCTGCTCTCTGAGGTGGGAATTGAGTTCCGCGTCATTCCTGCCAATATTGATGAGACGCCCCTGCCCGGCGAAAACCCCGTGTCGCTGGTAGAGCGTTTGGCGCGTGCCAAAGCTCTGGCAGTGGCTCAGACAGCTGAGCCCGGCGAGCTGGTGCTGGCAGCCGATACGTTGGTATGGCTCGACGGCGCCGTATTGGGAAAGCCAACGTCGCCTGAGGATGCCCGCACCATGCTTGGAAAGCTCTCTGGGAAGACCCATCATGTCTCTACCGGCTGTGCGCTTATAGAGCGTCCGCACGAAGGGCTATCGGCTCCCAAAGACTGGTGCCATCTCACCTTCTCCAACACCTGTGCAGTGAAGTTCTACGAGCTTGATTCCCAAGAGATTCAAGCCTATGTAGCGACGGGGGAGCCCGCGGACAAAGCGGGAGCCTACGGCATCCAGGGATTAGGCCGGCTCTTGGTGAAGGAGATTCAGGGAAACTACGATACGGTGGTAGGGTTGCCGGTGGCCCAGGT
- a CDS encoding DJ-1 family glyoxalase III produces the protein MASKKTCAICMADGFETIEGLAPLDVMTRAGVEVDTIACTGDTGQVTTSNGVLVSCTAQLGARDLSAYDLVVIPGGMGGVNNLRQCPLVTDEIARRMNTGELVGAICAGPMLLAEQHLLDGRTATCYPGCDTDFPAGVRPEKNGVYTDKNLITGSGPAFAVPFGLALTTALLGPEAAQSVASAMLVD, from the coding sequence ATGGCATCAAAGAAAACCTGTGCAATCTGTATGGCCGACGGTTTTGAGACCATCGAAGGCCTGGCTCCCCTGGACGTCATGACGCGTGCTGGAGTCGAGGTGGACACCATCGCCTGCACCGGCGACACCGGACAGGTCACCACCTCCAATGGCGTGCTTGTCTCCTGCACCGCCCAGCTGGGCGCGCGCGATCTGTCCGCCTATGATCTGGTGGTCATCCCAGGCGGTATGGGCGGGGTCAACAATCTGCGCCAATGCCCCCTGGTGACAGACGAGATCGCCCGCCGCATGAACACAGGCGAGCTTGTGGGCGCCATATGTGCGGGTCCCATGCTCCTGGCCGAGCAGCATCTGCTCGACGGCCGCACTGCCACCTGCTATCCCGGTTGCGACACTGATTTTCCTGCCGGCGTGCGCCCAGAGAAAAACGGCGTCTATACCGATAAAAACCTCATCACCGGGTCCGGCCCTGCCTTTGCCGTGCCTTTTGGCCTGGCGCTTACCACGGCGCTCCTTGGCCCTGAGGCGGCACAGAGCGTTGCCAGCGCCATGCTTGTGGATTAA
- a CDS encoding HAD family hydrolase, with protein sequence MYRIVASDMDETFLNYDAAIPEANLEAVHKMRQLGVHFVIATGRPYFSIIKDLEALGLAGNPDEFAITINGALVKACDGTVVASYPLDPSIVGRLIDFAVDRDLCLHLYGSEATYVWNMNPDEWDFLNGRMEVVELTLDQIRALDCPIYKVLVENEDTQALHDIRDQAFAQMPDLASKVETVFSSDRYVEFNTAGVSKGAGLKDVADRLGVPMQDTIAVGDAVNDLAMLQAAGAGCVVANVSGLLRPLLPQDTYYLHSNCAEGCMPEVLNDLIIPSMDK encoded by the coding sequence ATGTATCGCATCGTCGCCAGCGATATGGATGAAACCTTTTTAAACTATGACGCCGCAATCCCCGAGGCCAACCTTGAGGCCGTGCACAAGATGCGCCAGCTAGGCGTGCATTTTGTGATCGCTACCGGCCGCCCCTATTTTTCTATCATCAAAGATCTGGAAGCGTTGGGCCTCGCCGGCAATCCCGATGAGTTTGCCATCACTATCAACGGCGCGCTGGTCAAAGCCTGCGACGGCACCGTGGTGGCCAGCTATCCTCTGGACCCTTCCATCGTGGGACGCCTCATTGACTTTGCGGTGGACCGCGACCTCTGCCTGCATCTTTATGGCTCCGAGGCCACCTATGTATGGAACATGAACCCCGACGAGTGGGACTTTCTGAATGGCCGCATGGAGGTCGTCGAGCTCACCTTGGACCAGATACGCGCTCTGGACTGCCCCATCTACAAGGTGCTGGTGGAAAACGAGGACACCCAGGCCCTCCACGACATTCGCGACCAGGCATTCGCCCAGATGCCCGACCTGGCCTCCAAAGTGGAGACGGTCTTTTCTTCCGACCGCTACGTGGAGTTCAACACCGCAGGGGTATCCAAGGGCGCAGGCCTTAAGGATGTCGCCGATCGACTGGGCGTACCCATGCAAGACACCATCGCCGTAGGCGACGCGGTCAACGACCTCGCCATGCTTCAGGCGGCAGGCGCAGGTTGCGTGGTGGCCAACGTGAGCGGTCTTTTGCGCCCTCTCCTGCCCCAAGACACCTACTACCTCCACTCCAACTGCGCCGAGGGCTGCATGCCTGAGGTCTTGAATGACCTCATAATTCCTTCGATGGATAAGTAG
- a CDS encoding glycosyltransferase family 2 protein — translation MMKTLSVGIPCYNSAEYMDHAISSILEGADYADDIQVIIVDDGSTKDNTFEKAQDWERRYPNLVKAIHQENGGHGIAVLAALNEADGVYFKVCDSDDWYDGPALSKLLKTLRSFINYDVRVDLVVTNYVYEHVEDGKQNVIDYKFALRRNKVLTWDKIGHFGYDQNLLMHALCYRTDVLRSGGIPMPAHTFYVDNIYAYVPLPRCKTLYYLDVDLYRYFIGREDQSVNEKVMASRIDQQLRVTRIMMDAYHLYEDVESSKLRTYMLDYMNIMMAVCSIFARMSEVPDARLNCDALWEYFKQYDKKMYNYCRKGLIGIGSNLPTKMGEKTSIGLYKVISKVVKFN, via the coding sequence ATGATGAAGACACTATCCGTTGGCATTCCCTGCTACAACTCTGCCGAGTATATGGATCACGCCATCTCATCCATCCTCGAAGGGGCAGACTACGCAGATGACATCCAGGTGATCATCGTCGACGATGGCTCGACCAAAGACAACACCTTTGAGAAGGCTCAAGACTGGGAGCGCAGGTATCCCAACTTGGTCAAGGCCATTCATCAGGAGAACGGCGGCCATGGCATTGCTGTGCTGGCAGCGCTCAATGAGGCAGACGGCGTTTACTTCAAGGTGTGCGACTCTGATGACTGGTACGACGGCCCCGCCCTCTCAAAGCTCTTGAAAACGTTGCGCAGCTTTATCAACTACGACGTGCGCGTTGACTTGGTGGTCACCAACTACGTCTATGAGCATGTGGAAGATGGCAAGCAGAACGTCATCGACTACAAGTTCGCCCTGCGCCGCAACAAGGTGCTCACCTGGGATAAGATCGGCCACTTTGGCTACGACCAAAATCTGCTCATGCATGCCCTGTGCTATCGCACTGACGTGCTGCGCTCCGGCGGCATTCCCATGCCTGCCCACACCTTCTACGTAGACAACATCTACGCTTACGTGCCCCTGCCTCGCTGCAAGACCCTCTACTATCTAGACGTGGACCTCTACCGCTATTTCATTGGCCGCGAGGACCAGTCAGTCAACGAGAAGGTCATGGCCAGCCGCATCGACCAGCAGCTGCGCGTGACCCGCATCATGATGGACGCCTACCACCTCTACGAGGACGTGGAGAGTTCCAAGCTGCGTACCTATATGTTGGACTATATGAACATCATGATGGCCGTGTGCTCCATCTTCGCCCGCATGTCCGAGGTTCCCGATGCCCGCCTTAACTGCGACGCCCTCTGGGAGTACTTCAAGCAGTACGATAAAAAGATGTATAACTACTGCCGCAAGGGCCTCATCGGAATCGGCTCCAACCTGCCCACGAAGATGGGCGAGAAGACCTCCATCGGCCTCTACAAAGTCATCTCCAAGGTGGTTAAGTTCAATTAG
- the glf gene encoding UDP-galactopyranose mutase — translation MELSCGLPNTFNAADYDMLVVGAGYAGAVCARRLAEGCGFKVAVLERRDHIAGNAYDAYDEAGILVHVYGPHIYHTFNERVNEFLSRFTGWTDYQHRVLADIHGTLMPVPFNHASLKLAFGEERGEELYRKLVATFGENKKVPIMDLREKNDPDLQEVADYVYENVFLYYTMKQWGKTPDEIDPSITGRVPIFIGDDDRYFPAQPFQGMPEEGYTRMFERMLDHDLIDVFVNVDARDILEVTPEHVMVQGKPYGGEVIYTGPLDELFGCDLGDLPYRSLDMRFETLDMDRFQPVGTVNYTTSEDFTRITEFKNMTGQEMPGVTTIMREYPQPYVRGEGMTPYYAILEPQNQELYKAYRDRVSHLANFHPVGRLAEYRYYDMDGVTASALALSDDLMAAHN, via the coding sequence ATGGAGCTGTCCTGCGGGCTGCCAAACACCTTTAATGCTGCCGACTACGACATGCTCGTGGTGGGTGCAGGCTATGCGGGAGCCGTCTGCGCTCGTCGCCTGGCTGAAGGCTGCGGTTTCAAGGTGGCCGTGCTTGAACGACGCGATCACATTGCCGGCAACGCCTACGACGCCTATGACGAGGCAGGCATCCTGGTCCATGTCTATGGCCCGCACATCTATCACACCTTCAATGAGCGCGTGAACGAGTTCTTATCGCGCTTCACCGGCTGGACAGACTACCAGCATCGTGTCTTGGCAGATATCCACGGCACTCTCATGCCGGTGCCCTTCAACCACGCCAGCCTCAAATTGGCCTTTGGCGAAGAACGCGGAGAAGAGCTCTACCGCAAGCTGGTGGCCACCTTTGGCGAGAACAAAAAGGTGCCCATCATGGATCTGCGCGAGAAGAACGACCCTGATTTGCAAGAGGTGGCAGACTACGTCTACGAGAACGTCTTCCTTTACTACACCATGAAGCAGTGGGGCAAGACGCCTGATGAGATAGATCCTTCCATCACCGGCCGCGTGCCCATCTTCATTGGCGATGACGACCGTTACTTCCCGGCACAGCCGTTCCAGGGCATGCCCGAGGAGGGCTACACCCGCATGTTCGAGCGCATGCTGGACCACGACCTCATCGACGTCTTTGTGAACGTGGACGCCCGCGACATCTTAGAGGTCACCCCAGAGCATGTGATGGTGCAGGGCAAGCCCTACGGCGGCGAAGTCATCTACACCGGTCCTCTGGACGAGCTCTTTGGGTGCGACCTGGGCGATCTGCCTTATCGCAGCCTAGACATGCGCTTTGAGACGCTGGATATGGACCGCTTCCAGCCAGTGGGCACCGTCAACTACACCACCAGCGAGGATTTCACCCGCATCACCGAGTTCAAAAACATGACCGGCCAAGAGATGCCCGGGGTCACCACTATCATGCGCGAGTATCCCCAGCCCTATGTGCGCGGCGAGGGCATGACCCCCTACTACGCCATCCTGGAGCCTCAAAACCAGGAGCTTTATAAGGCTTATCGCGATCGCGTGAGCCACCTGGCCAACTTCCATCCCGTGGGCCGCCTGGCCGAGTATCGTTATTACGATATGGACGGCGTCACCGCTTCGGCCTTGGCGCTCTCCGACGACCTTATGGCCGCCCACAACTAA
- the pta gene encoding phosphate acetyltransferase gives MQDFLGTMKAKAAANKKTIVLPEGEDPRTLEAAAQIIDEDLANLVILNNTGVPIDMPGATIIDPRTSPKHEVYAQELRRLRAKKGMTIEQARELVNDCTYFGTMMVKMGDADGLVSGACHSTANTLRPALQILKTAPGTKLVSSFMVMCVPNCEYGDHGTFIFSDIGLNEYPDADALSEIAISSAQSWRALMGTEPHVAMLSYSSHGSANSDYVDKVAEATSLVHEKEPELVCDGELQTDAALDETVGALKAPTSQVAGHADVLIFPNLDAGNIGYKLVQRLAKANAYGPLLQGIARPVNDLSRGCSATDIVAVVAITAVQAQLQD, from the coding sequence ATGCAGGACTTTTTGGGCACGATGAAGGCCAAGGCGGCCGCCAACAAGAAGACCATCGTGCTTCCTGAGGGCGAAGATCCTCGCACCCTGGAGGCAGCCGCGCAAATCATCGACGAGGATCTGGCCAACCTGGTCATTCTTAACAACACCGGCGTGCCCATTGACATGCCTGGTGCCACCATCATCGATCCCCGCACCTCGCCCAAGCACGAGGTCTATGCCCAAGAGCTCAGGCGCCTGCGCGCCAAGAAGGGCATGACCATCGAGCAGGCTCGCGAGTTGGTGAACGACTGCACCTACTTTGGCACCATGATGGTCAAGATGGGCGATGCCGACGGCCTGGTCTCCGGCGCATGCCACTCCACCGCCAACACTCTGCGCCCCGCACTGCAAATCCTGAAGACCGCCCCCGGGACCAAGCTGGTATCCAGCTTCATGGTCATGTGTGTGCCCAACTGCGAGTATGGTGACCACGGCACCTTCATCTTCTCCGACATTGGCCTCAACGAGTACCCCGATGCCGACGCCCTCTCTGAGATCGCCATTTCCTCTGCCCAGTCCTGGCGCGCCCTCATGGGCACCGAGCCCCACGTGGCCATGCTCTCCTACTCCAGCCACGGCTCTGCGAACTCTGACTACGTGGACAAAGTGGCTGAGGCCACCTCTCTTGTGCATGAGAAGGAGCCCGAGCTAGTCTGCGACGGCGAGCTGCAAACCGATGCCGCCCTGGATGAGACCGTAGGCGCCCTGAAGGCCCCCACCTCCCAGGTGGCCGGCCATGCCGACGTCCTCATCTTCCCCAACTTAGACGCCGGCAACATCGGTTACAAGCTGGTGCAACGCCTTGCCAAGGCCAACGCTTACGGCCCGCTGCTCCAAGGCATCGCCCGCCCGGTGAACGACCTGTCCCGCGGCTGCTCCGCCACAGACATCGTCGCCGTAGTGGCCATCACCGCCGTGCAGGCCCAGCTTCAAGACTAA
- the pckA gene encoding phosphoenolpyruvate carboxykinase (ATP), with amino-acid sequence MFDERLSAYGIRVQEEDVHWNLSVTELVEQALVRKEGQLASNGSLVVTTGERTGRSPHDRFIVDTPDVHSRIAWGATNKPISDEYYRRIKRGVCERLSERDPFVIQGLAGARRPHSRKFMVVAEEAHQALFAKQMLVRPNRFELWRYGEPDFVVLAAPSFKCSPAAHGTNSEVAVVINFQERVILVAGTGYSGEIKKSIFSAMNYLLPIEDDVLTMHCSANVDPATNSSAVFFGLSGTGKTTLSADPSRQLIGDDEHAWCREGVFNLEGGCYAKTIGLTRNREPEIFDAIRFGSLCENVVLNPQTRKPDYMDDSITENTRVSYPVEYVDNALLTGVDGIPDVVIFLTADAFGVLPPVSRLTPEGAKYHFLTGFTSKVAGTEEGIEEPQPTFSSMFGEPFMPLRPQVYARKLGEKIGRHNVRCYLVNTGWTGGPYGTGHRIDLGATRAIVDAVLDGSIEESTFVHNDLFNLDVPTTCPGVDSRILDPRATWVDGCAYDRCAQDLAIMFVENFQERFGDLEDLAKAGGPQLPEMARA; translated from the coding sequence ATGTTTGACGAGCGTCTCTCTGCCTACGGCATTCGCGTACAAGAAGAGGACGTCCATTGGAATCTTTCTGTGACAGAGCTGGTAGAGCAGGCTCTGGTGCGCAAGGAAGGTCAGCTGGCGTCCAATGGCTCACTGGTGGTGACCACCGGGGAGCGCACCGGCCGCTCTCCTCACGACCGCTTTATCGTGGACACCCCTGATGTCCATTCTCGCATTGCCTGGGGTGCTACCAACAAGCCCATCTCTGACGAATACTATCGGCGCATCAAGCGTGGCGTGTGCGAGCGCCTTTCCGAGCGAGACCCCTTTGTGATCCAAGGTCTGGCAGGAGCCCGTCGTCCTCATAGCCGCAAGTTCATGGTGGTGGCCGAGGAGGCCCATCAGGCACTCTTCGCCAAGCAGATGCTGGTGCGTCCCAACCGTTTCGAGCTCTGGCGCTATGGTGAGCCAGACTTCGTGGTGCTGGCCGCCCCCAGCTTCAAGTGCTCACCGGCAGCCCATGGCACCAACTCCGAGGTGGCGGTGGTCATCAACTTCCAGGAGCGCGTGATTCTGGTGGCGGGCACCGGCTATTCCGGAGAGATCAAAAAGAGCATCTTCTCGGCCATGAACTACCTGCTGCCTATTGAAGACGACGTGCTTACCATGCATTGCTCGGCCAATGTGGACCCGGCCACCAATTCCTCCGCGGTCTTCTTTGGCCTTTCGGGCACCGGCAAGACTACCCTTTCTGCTGATCCTTCCCGCCAGCTCATCGGCGACGACGAGCATGCCTGGTGCCGCGAGGGCGTCTTCAACCTGGAGGGCGGTTGCTACGCCAAGACCATTGGCCTTACCCGCAACCGCGAGCCGGAGATCTTCGACGCCATTCGCTTTGGCTCTCTCTGTGAAAACGTGGTGCTCAACCCACAGACTCGCAAGCCGGACTACATGGACGACTCCATCACTGAGAACACCCGTGTCTCCTATCCAGTGGAGTACGTGGACAATGCCCTGCTTACTGGTGTCGACGGCATCCCAGACGTGGTCATCTTCCTCACGGCCGACGCCTTTGGCGTGCTGCCGCCGGTCTCCCGTCTCACGCCGGAAGGGGCAAAGTACCACTTCCTCACCGGCTTCACTTCTAAGGTGGCCGGCACCGAGGAGGGTATCGAAGAGCCTCAACCTACCTTCTCCTCCATGTTTGGCGAGCCCTTCATGCCCCTTCGCCCCCAGGTCTACGCCCGCAAGCTGGGCGAGAAGATCGGCCGCCACAACGTGCGCTGTTACCTGGTGAACACCGGCTGGACAGGCGGTCCCTACGGTACAGGCCACCGCATCGACCTGGGCGCCACCCGCGCCATTGTGGACGCAGTGCTCGATGGCTCCATCGAGGAGAGCACCTTTGTGCACAACGACCTCTTCAACCTGGATGTGCCCACCACGTGCCCGGGCGTAGACTCCCGCATCCTCGACCCTCGCGCCACCTGGGTCGACGGCTGTGCCTACGACCGCTGCGCTCAGGATCTGGCCATCATGTTCGTCGAGAACTTCCAAGAGCGCTTTGGCGACCTGGAGGATCTGGCAAAGGCCGGCGGCCCCCAGCTACCTGAGATGGCTCGCGCCTAG
- a CDS encoding 4Fe-4S binding protein yields the protein MKIDRCVALAFSPCKSTLKVATQMALGASRALGAELAVANLTVKRDAPELSPTDLVCIGVPVFAGRMPPLAKKAFTQVQGLFSPAILVAAYGNRSCGACLPELGLWCASHGLISQAAVEAPCQHTIVTSVAAGRPTKEDLTHYREIGASLAQKISQAASVFDAGPLPFSQEAPTTPPLTPAFKAACDPDRCIGCGACVAACPADAIDPLEPYLTDTSRCIGCMGCIPVCPTAARSVDDAEKLARLTPEFERAYGAFQPIRVFDDGLAKAVRD from the coding sequence ATGAAAATTGATAGATGTGTAGCCCTCGCCTTCTCCCCTTGCAAATCCACCCTTAAAGTCGCCACCCAGATGGCCTTGGGCGCCTCTCGCGCGCTGGGCGCGGAGCTTGCCGTCGCCAACCTCACGGTAAAGCGCGATGCCCCCGAGCTTAGCCCCACAGATTTGGTATGCATTGGGGTGCCGGTCTTTGCGGGCCGGATGCCCCCGTTGGCAAAGAAGGCCTTTACCCAGGTACAAGGCCTCTTCAGCCCCGCCATCCTCGTGGCCGCCTATGGCAATCGCAGCTGCGGCGCCTGCCTGCCCGAGCTTGGCTTGTGGTGCGCATCCCACGGTCTCATATCCCAGGCCGCCGTCGAAGCCCCCTGCCAGCACACCATTGTGACCTCGGTGGCAGCAGGCCGTCCCACAAAAGAGGATCTCACCCACTATCGTGAAATCGGCGCGTCACTCGCTCAGAAAATCTCCCAGGCAGCCAGCGTGTTTGATGCAGGGCCGCTTCCCTTTTCTCAGGAGGCGCCCACCACACCGCCGCTCACACCGGCCTTCAAGGCCGCCTGCGACCCAGATCGCTGCATAGGCTGCGGGGCTTGCGTAGCGGCCTGTCCCGCTGATGCCATCGACCCTCTGGAGCCTTACCTCACCGATACCTCTCGGTGCATAGGCTGCATGGGCTGCATTCCTGTGTGTCCTACGGCAGCTCGCTCAGTAGACGACGCCGAGAAACTCGCCCGCCTCACCCCGGAGTTCGAACGTGCTTACGGCGCATTCCAGCCTATCCGAGTCTTCGACGACGGCCTCGCCAAAGCAGTGCGCGATTAG
- a CDS encoding ATP-binding cassette domain-containing protein has translation MASPAASRQHSTSRRVLAVLFWLAAWQAAAWIVNRPLLLSGPLETLAALGQLVVTPGYWASAGLSALHIALGFFVGLLLGLGLAVPAARHPVLGSFLEPPLLALKAVPVACLVVILLLWVGSAGVGVACTFIVVLPAYYFSALGALQSRNKTLEDALSVQGLRGSRKALALLWPQMIGYLSATSKVCVGMAWKAGVAAELIALSGITLGAQVYQAKLLLETSQLMAWTVTIVACAYLSERLFLALLDASAQASFAWVLASDARAAAGQQIPGASGSWAAEKPLPSTAASLAVSHLQVTYGGAPLAEDLSFEVTPGQILCVRGVSGAGKTTLLKTLLGLVRPGAGSLKVPDQMGYMGQEPALIESRSAIDNVRLVVRCSAQMAREALAEVGLEAVATRPVAQLSGGQRRRVELVRALLAPGAAVILDEPFYGLDEQARQLAYGFILAHQDMRPLVVVVHDGADVQALGASVLEVGV, from the coding sequence ATGGCATCCCCTGCAGCTTCTCGTCAGCACTCGACCTCTCGCCGAGTGCTGGCGGTGCTCTTTTGGCTGGCAGCCTGGCAAGCAGCCGCCTGGATAGTGAACAGGCCTTTGCTGCTCTCAGGGCCTTTGGAGACCCTGGCCGCCCTGGGTCAGCTGGTGGTGACGCCTGGCTATTGGGCCTCTGCGGGGCTCTCGGCGCTCCATATCGCGCTGGGCTTTTTTGTGGGGCTGCTTCTAGGGCTCGGGCTTGCGGTGCCTGCCGCCCGCCATCCAGTCCTCGGGTCCTTCTTGGAGCCGCCTCTTCTGGCACTCAAGGCTGTGCCCGTGGCCTGCTTGGTGGTCATCCTCTTGCTCTGGGTCGGGTCTGCAGGAGTAGGTGTGGCCTGCACTTTTATCGTGGTGCTGCCGGCTTATTACTTCTCTGCCCTGGGGGCGCTTCAGTCCCGCAACAAAACTCTAGAAGACGCCCTTTCTGTGCAGGGGCTTCGCGGGAGCCGCAAAGCGTTGGCGCTCCTATGGCCCCAGATGATTGGCTATCTTTCTGCCACTTCGAAAGTATGCGTAGGCATGGCCTGGAAGGCGGGAGTCGCGGCCGAGCTTATCGCCCTATCTGGCATCACCCTGGGCGCCCAGGTCTATCAGGCAAAGCTCCTCTTGGAGACCAGCCAGCTTATGGCCTGGACCGTCACCATCGTGGCGTGTGCCTACCTCTCCGAGCGCCTCTTTTTGGCGCTGCTGGACGCCTCCGCTCAAGCCAGCTTTGCCTGGGTTTTGGCATCCGATGCCCGGGCTGCTGCAGGCCAACAGATTCCGGGGGCCTCTGGCTCTTGGGCTGCCGAGAAGCCCTTGCCTTCAACCGCTGCATCTTTGGCCGTCTCGCACCTACAGGTGACCTATGGTGGCGCCCCTCTGGCAGAGGATTTAAGCTTTGAAGTGACTCCAGGCCAGATCCTTTGTGTGCGCGGGGTCTCAGGAGCTGGCAAGACCACGCTTCTAAAGACGCTTCTAGGATTGGTGCGCCCCGGTGCTGGGAGCCTCAAGGTGCCGGATCAGATGGGTTATATGGGGCAAGAACCCGCACTCATCGAATCTCGCTCTGCCATCGACAACGTGAGGCTTGTGGTTCGCTGCTCCGCCCAAATGGCCCGCGAGGCACTGGCAGAGGTGGGGCTGGAGGCAGTGGCAACTCGTCCGGTGGCCCAACTCTCAGGAGGCCAGCGACGCCGGGTAGAGCTTGTGCGCGCCCTTCTGGCGCCAGGTGCAGCGGTCATTCTTGACGAGCCGTTCTACGGCCTAGACGAGCAGGCACGCCAGCTTGCCTACGGATTCATCCTGGCTCACCAAGACATGCGTCCTTTGGTGGTGGTGGTCCATGACGGGGCAGATGTTCAAGCCTTGGGTGCCTCGGTGCTTGAGGTGGGCGTCTAA
- a CDS encoding ABC transporter substrate-binding protein, which produces MTGSKIAKVLGGLCAASLCLALLGCGQSAQPAPQPSDDSQASEAAQSTQVRVASLKGPTSIGLVDLMEDAKAGTSANSYSFDIVGTPDEVVQKVVNGDVDIALVPANVASVLYNKTDGKVQAIDINTLSTLSVVSANSQVKDFSDLAGKTVYLTGKGASPQYVVEYLLSQAGIADSVTLEYKSEASEAVAALAQDPTAAAVLPQPFATAALSKVEGAATVADLGDVWKQYAPQGSQLVTGVTIVSADFLANHPEAVQTFAKEQEASVKSVLADPQAAASLVVSYGIIDNESVAAKAIPSCGLACVTGQDMESALEGYLSVLFEANPASVGGGMPTEDFYWLD; this is translated from the coding sequence ATGACAGGATCGAAGATTGCCAAGGTGCTAGGCGGTCTGTGCGCTGCCAGCCTATGCTTGGCGCTTTTGGGCTGCGGTCAGTCAGCGCAGCCTGCACCACAGCCTAGCGACGATTCTCAGGCTTCCGAGGCTGCCCAGTCCACTCAGGTGCGCGTCGCCTCCCTCAAGGGCCCCACTTCCATTGGCTTGGTGGATCTCATGGAGGATGCCAAGGCCGGCACTTCCGCCAACAGCTATAGCTTTGATATTGTGGGCACTCCTGACGAGGTGGTCCAAAAGGTGGTGAACGGCGATGTGGACATCGCGTTGGTCCCTGCCAATGTGGCCTCGGTGCTCTATAACAAGACCGACGGCAAAGTGCAGGCCATCGATATCAATACGCTCTCCACACTCTCGGTAGTCAGCGCCAACAGCCAGGTGAAGGACTTTTCCGATTTAGCTGGTAAGACGGTTTACCTCACGGGCAAAGGGGCAAGCCCTCAGTATGTGGTAGAGTACTTGCTTTCTCAGGCTGGCATAGCGGATTCTGTGACCTTGGAGTACAAAAGCGAGGCCTCAGAAGCGGTGGCAGCCCTGGCACAGGATCCAACCGCTGCCGCAGTTCTTCCCCAGCCCTTTGCTACGGCTGCCCTAAGCAAAGTGGAGGGGGCAGCTACCGTGGCCGACCTGGGCGATGTGTGGAAGCAGTATGCCCCTCAAGGATCCCAGTTGGTTACCGGCGTCACCATTGTGAGCGCTGATTTTTTGGCCAACCATCCTGAGGCCGTGCAAACCTTTGCCAAAGAGCAAGAGGCCTCGGTCAAGTCGGTGCTGGCAGATCCTCAGGCTGCCGCCTCTTTGGTGGTGAGCTACGGCATCATCGACAATGAATCGGTGGCAGCCAAAGCTATTCCTTCCTGTGGCCTTGCCTGCGTGACGGGTCAGGATATGGAATCCGCCTTGGAGGGTTACCTCTCTGTGCTCTTTGAAGCCAATCCTGCCTCTGTGGGCGGCGGCATGCCTACAGAAGACTTCTATTGGCTTGACTAA